A section of the Streptomyces sp. NBC_01591 genome encodes:
- a CDS encoding tyrosine-type recombinase/integrase — MAHLNDYEGRPEARPFTREEIQRFLDYADDQVERAVRAKRKGALAAYRDATLFKVIYGWGLRRTETSKLDVVDFGRNAKAPQFGRYGTLNVRYGKAKKGQPPRRRNVLSVMDWAVDAVADYVENVRPRFGCEDHPALWVTERGGRVKPAEINARFVAYRDALKLPKALTVHSARHSYVTHLTEDGVDRRFLQQQVGHENDSSTAIYTHVSDDFMNTMLHKALAPALAPIPADKDR; from the coding sequence ATCGCCCACCTCAATGACTACGAGGGGCGCCCCGAGGCGAGGCCGTTCACCCGCGAGGAGATCCAGCGCTTCCTCGACTACGCCGACGACCAGGTCGAACGGGCGGTCCGGGCCAAGCGCAAGGGAGCCCTCGCCGCCTACCGCGACGCCACCCTCTTCAAGGTCATCTACGGGTGGGGTCTGCGCCGGACCGAGACATCGAAGCTGGATGTGGTGGACTTCGGGCGGAACGCGAAGGCTCCGCAGTTCGGCCGGTACGGCACACTCAACGTCCGCTACGGCAAAGCGAAGAAGGGTCAGCCACCGCGTCGTCGGAACGTGTTGTCGGTGATGGACTGGGCGGTGGATGCGGTCGCCGACTACGTGGAGAACGTACGGCCGCGGTTCGGCTGCGAGGACCACCCCGCGTTGTGGGTGACCGAGAGGGGCGGCCGGGTCAAGCCGGCGGAGATCAATGCCCGGTTCGTCGCCTACCGCGACGCACTGAAGCTCCCGAAGGCGCTGACGGTCCACTCCGCTCGCCATTCTTACGTCACCCACCTCACGGAGGACGGGGTTGACCGGCGGTTTCTGCAGCAGCAAGTCGGTCACGAGAATGACAGCTCTACCGCCATCTACACCCACGTCAGCGACGACTTCATGAACACGATGCTCCACAAGGCACTTGCTCCCGCGCTCGCCCCGATCCCCGCAGACAAGGACCGCTGA
- a CDS encoding site-specific integrase codes for MTTPGLPDRAVCDPIGLIVDLVAAVEHQLEPDRIRAVVASVAGGRSKSRRLAAHLSEHPRVLNDGRSPAPRAVGDLLIALREAGAQRVSPPCCAECGRQMRTLQRRGQDWYCWNCGPQPEPCAACGNARRVASRDRAGRPRCGKCPDTDGRDPIAVIGALIAALDPQAGRETIADAVRRSAPRPSYQQKLAWTLESNPALLTGEGHLAPHRAVLKLIDLLHEAGIAGIVRPSCPGCHRVVRIDKPLDGKRVCRMCISHSRIEECSGCGARREPATRDDQGRPVCPNCLVSAPANLETCINCGRRKVVNTRTPDGPLCASCPSLPTATCSICDAEKPCGTSRTTGRPWCLDCQHRSAPCSACGGVAAVVSGTLDQPLCTDCTALEVWHTCPTCSDPDYPHPGQCARCLINRRLNELLGPPSDALHPALEVLRNNIATAEHPITAKRWLNKPSVSPVLADLAASRRALTHEALDELPDSPPLAHLRQVLVGVGALSERDEYMVRLERFLTGLLASQQDPEQRKVLHRYAIWHLVRRLRRRSNSRPLTPQQFMSARQRTHAAVAFLTWLKAHDLALETCQQADLDQWLTDDSATYRHTAGHFIRWARTNKLTTVHVPAVRWHGPTQPLDDEHRWNVARRLLHDDTLKPEDRLAGLLLLLYAQGPSAISRLTTEDVEASAQEVRLHLGDAPVRLPEPVAALARLVAANRKGHATIGALTPSPWLFPGGQPGRPISTTQLTQRLNQLGIRPNQARSTALFQLATEIPAGILARTLGIHTDVAVAWQRLSAGDWATYAAEISHRTSRHDHEIASGDRCRDSRHE; via the coding sequence GTGACCACACCCGGGCTCCCCGATCGGGCCGTCTGCGACCCGATCGGGCTCATCGTGGACCTGGTCGCGGCCGTCGAACATCAGCTGGAGCCTGACCGGATCCGTGCCGTGGTCGCCAGCGTCGCGGGCGGCCGCTCGAAGTCACGCCGCCTCGCGGCACATCTCTCTGAGCATCCTCGCGTGCTGAACGACGGTCGCTCGCCGGCGCCCAGGGCCGTCGGCGACCTGCTCATCGCCCTGCGTGAGGCCGGGGCCCAGAGGGTCTCGCCGCCGTGTTGCGCCGAGTGCGGCAGGCAGATGCGAACTCTCCAGCGCCGCGGTCAGGACTGGTACTGCTGGAACTGCGGGCCGCAGCCCGAGCCATGTGCTGCCTGCGGAAACGCCCGCCGGGTCGCTTCACGCGACCGGGCCGGGCGGCCACGATGCGGCAAGTGCCCGGACACCGACGGACGTGACCCCATCGCAGTGATCGGCGCCCTGATCGCCGCGCTGGACCCGCAGGCCGGACGAGAGACGATCGCCGACGCGGTCCGCCGATCGGCGCCTCGTCCCTCCTACCAGCAGAAACTCGCCTGGACCCTGGAATCCAACCCCGCTCTGTTGACCGGGGAAGGCCACCTTGCACCCCACCGCGCGGTCCTCAAACTGATCGACCTGCTGCACGAGGCCGGCATCGCCGGGATCGTCCGGCCCTCCTGCCCCGGCTGCCACAGAGTCGTACGCATCGACAAGCCTCTGGACGGAAAGCGGGTCTGCCGCATGTGCATCTCCCACTCCCGCATCGAGGAGTGCTCGGGATGCGGAGCCCGCCGAGAGCCCGCCACCCGCGACGACCAAGGCCGGCCAGTGTGTCCGAACTGCCTGGTCAGTGCCCCGGCGAACCTGGAGACCTGCATCAACTGCGGCCGGCGAAAGGTCGTGAACACCCGCACACCGGACGGTCCGCTCTGCGCGAGCTGCCCCTCTTTGCCCACCGCGACTTGCAGCATCTGCGACGCGGAAAAGCCCTGCGGCACCTCCCGCACCACGGGTCGGCCATGGTGCCTGGACTGCCAGCATCGCTCAGCGCCGTGCTCGGCCTGCGGCGGCGTCGCGGCGGTCGTCTCCGGCACTCTCGACCAGCCCCTTTGCACGGACTGCACCGCGCTTGAGGTCTGGCACACCTGTCCCACCTGCAGCGATCCCGACTACCCGCACCCCGGCCAGTGCGCTCGCTGTCTCATCAACCGGCGCCTCAACGAGCTCCTGGGCCCTCCATCCGATGCCCTCCACCCCGCTCTCGAAGTCCTGCGGAACAACATCGCCACCGCCGAGCACCCCATCACCGCCAAGCGGTGGCTGAACAAGCCGTCCGTGTCTCCGGTTCTGGCCGACCTCGCGGCCAGCAGACGAGCCCTGACTCACGAGGCCCTCGACGAGCTGCCCGACAGCCCACCTCTCGCTCACCTCCGCCAAGTCCTCGTCGGCGTCGGTGCACTGTCCGAGCGGGACGAGTACATGGTCCGCCTCGAACGCTTCCTCACCGGCCTTCTTGCATCACAGCAAGACCCCGAACAGCGCAAAGTCCTGCACCGGTACGCGATATGGCACCTGGTCCGGCGACTACGTCGACGCAGCAACAGCCGACCCCTGACCCCGCAGCAGTTCATGTCCGCGCGTCAACGAACCCACGCGGCCGTCGCCTTCCTGACCTGGCTGAAAGCTCACGACCTCGCCTTGGAGACCTGCCAGCAGGCCGACCTCGACCAGTGGCTCACCGACGACTCCGCCACCTACCGCCACACGGCCGGACACTTCATCCGCTGGGCTCGCACCAACAAGCTCACCACCGTCCACGTCCCCGCCGTCCGCTGGCACGGCCCCACCCAGCCACTCGATGACGAGCATCGATGGAACGTCGCACGCCGACTCCTGCACGACGACACCCTCAAACCAGAAGACCGCCTCGCAGGACTCCTTCTCCTCCTTTACGCCCAAGGACCGTCAGCGATCAGCCGGTTGACCACCGAGGACGTCGAGGCCAGCGCCCAGGAAGTACGTCTCCACCTTGGCGATGCCCCCGTCCGGTTGCCCGAGCCCGTCGCCGCACTGGCCCGCCTGGTTGCCGCGAACCGCAAGGGTCACGCCACCATCGGGGCCTTGACTCCGTCTCCATGGCTCTTCCCTGGCGGCCAGCCCGGACGGCCGATCAGCACCACACAGCTGACCCAGCGGCTGAACCAGCTCGGGATCCGGCCCAATCAGGCCCGCAGCACCGCGCTCTTCCAGCTCGCCACCGAGATCCCGGCCGGGATCCTC
- a CDS encoding helix-turn-helix domain-containing protein produces the protein MAAKLDYHWHLRKVMADRGLFSTTDLIPLLDKRGITLSSSQVYRLVVERPERLSLKILMALLDILNCTMDDLIEPVAAAGSGPTTRTRKAVGAETGVGDLRPKRARIRGLERP, from the coding sequence ATGGCCGCGAAGCTCGACTACCACTGGCACCTGCGCAAGGTCATGGCCGACCGTGGGCTCTTCTCCACCACCGACCTCATCCCGCTACTGGACAAACGGGGCATCACCCTGTCGTCCAGCCAGGTCTACCGGCTCGTCGTCGAGCGCCCCGAGCGGCTCAGCCTGAAGATCCTCATGGCCCTGCTCGACATCCTTAACTGCACCATGGACGACCTCATCGAGCCCGTCGCCGCAGCAGGTTCCGGACCAACTACCCGGACAAGGAAGGCCGTTGGTGCCGAGACAGGTGTCGGTGACCTGCGACCCAAGCGAGCCCGCATCCGCGGTCTCGAGCGGCCGTGA